Proteins encoded by one window of Streptomyces sp. NBC_01477:
- a CDS encoding AraC family transcriptional regulator: MDALANLLDGPRARGAFLLRSVLTPPWSVRIADLAPLTLVHMVRNDAWIRTDDGPARLLRPGDIAVIRGPEPYTVAGDRDTEPQIVIRPGQVSTDPDGGELCERMDLGVRTWGDDPGGAGGPGGPAGESPAFAVMISGTYQMRGEISSRLLSALPRVLVLSGDAWSSPLPALLSEEIVRDEPGQEVVLDRLLDLLLIAVLRTWFARPEAAAPAWYAAQGDPVVGPALRLLHDDPAHPWTVADLAARTGVSRAALGRRFTDLVGEPPMAYLTGWRLALAADLLREPDSTVASVARRVGYGSPFALSSAFKRVRGVSPQQHRERTAAAS, from the coding sequence TCCTGCTGCGGTCGGTCCTCACTCCGCCCTGGTCGGTGAGGATCGCCGACCTCGCGCCGCTGACCCTGGTGCACATGGTCCGCAACGACGCCTGGATACGCACCGACGACGGCCCGGCGCGACTGCTGCGCCCCGGCGACATCGCGGTGATCCGCGGGCCGGAACCGTACACCGTCGCGGGCGACCGGGACACCGAACCGCAGATCGTCATCAGACCGGGCCAGGTCTCCACCGATCCCGACGGCGGCGAACTGTGCGAGCGGATGGACCTGGGGGTGCGGACCTGGGGCGACGATCCCGGCGGGGCCGGCGGCCCCGGCGGCCCGGCCGGCGAGTCGCCCGCGTTCGCGGTGATGATCAGCGGGACCTACCAGATGCGCGGCGAGATCAGCAGCCGGCTGCTGTCCGCGCTGCCCCGGGTGCTGGTGCTGTCGGGCGACGCCTGGTCGAGCCCGCTGCCCGCGCTGCTGAGCGAGGAGATCGTGCGGGACGAGCCCGGTCAGGAGGTGGTGCTCGACCGGCTGCTCGACCTGCTGCTGATCGCGGTGCTGCGGACCTGGTTCGCCCGGCCCGAGGCCGCCGCGCCCGCCTGGTACGCCGCCCAGGGCGACCCGGTCGTCGGGCCGGCGCTGCGCCTGCTGCACGATGATCCCGCGCACCCCTGGACGGTCGCGGACCTGGCCGCCAGGACCGGGGTGTCCCGGGCCGCGCTCGGCCGCCGGTTCACCGACCTGGTCGGCGAGCCCCCGATGGCGTATCTGACCGGCTGGCGGCTCGCCCTGGCGGCCGACCTGCTGCGTGAACCGGACTCCACCGTCGCCTCGGTCGCCCGCCGGGTCGGCTACGGCAGCCCCTTCGCGCTCAGCTCGGCCTTCAAGCGGGTCCGCGGCGTCAGCCCGCAGCAGCACAGGGAGCGCACCGCGGCGGCCTCGTAG